The stretch of DNA tcagcatactctagcctccatagtgggcagcatgtaaatagcatacttagaTAGGTAtgtgaatctcatatggtaatcccacacacttagggtaccttgcctcaagttctcaaactcagcagcacgggctgccttagtctcggcaggcaagaaatgatcaatgaaggcatcggcaaactcaccccacctcacCGAAGGGCTTCCTTCTTCACgagactcctcccatagttcaaaccaaaaatatgccacctctttcaggcggtaggaggccaattccactgcctctgtttcagtagcacgcataactctgagagttttgtgcatctcatcaatgaaatcttggGGATCTTCCTCTAGGTTAGTACTCGTGAACActagaggatccaactggagaaacttgttcactctggaaccagtagaatcccctggctgactgaaAAAAGTGGGTCCAACATTTGACCTTTGgatctgggaagccactatttgagccaacatctgtatggctcttctaagatcaacatcagaaacaccaaaaTCAGAAGCaggaactggaggtggaactggtatatcagttggaggaactgttgcaccttcagtgggtgtagggacaggtgcggtctaaTCAGCTGTAGTAGAGTTAGGCAGTGCAGTAACTGGagaaatattctcactcctcgggtgctcacccgcatcatcaattatacgatcaactgtcactcctggggtgacattggctctttggccagttcttgccttcttcttaggtgccatgtactgaaaattagagcaactcagtAGTTAAacgaggaacaatcttacaaccagctttatcgcacgaccaagaacatgaaagaagggtattattcctaaatgcccatgtagcatcctaattatagatgtggtcgacaacacaccgataataaggactttactagacacggcttcgagacatcctaggacactttaaaatcttagactctgataccaagtttgtcataccccaaaaccgaggagcgcgatcgacgctcaactgagtgaacccgaccgagaaagcctgttagatttccttctatccaaacttatccacgaattgagataatacatattttcattaattagacaaaaagtgTTCGCGTCTACAATACTAATTCATTtctaatagtttcatcatttttaaagtctcaaatggacaagtaatacaaccacaacataatatattttgactttcccagcaccaatacacaacccacactatgtctatggagcctctatagataaagaagagtacaatgataatgccggcaataaggccccggctattccttaaacagaatacacaaaatacaaaagattcatgaccccggaatgaagtggggctcaccaagtcagctgggaaaaaggtgcactgctatcactgatcaatatctcctgttgtggaaccacctgcatccattgaaagatgtagtgctcccggcaaaagggacgttagtaccgtcgaatagcactagtatgtataactaaataccctctcaatataatgacaaataatacgaacacgattatcataatatcaatgaaagccttaatcaacatcaaacctcaatttaggatcaatataatgttcaaattaatttccatatctcacattgggagattttagtatcgatataccttgttcacaataccagtaccaccatATTCTCagtacggagttcgatcacgacccgatcagctaggctatctcattagagacatcaaacacaattactctcaatatcaataccaccgtctttaacacggagttcgatcatgacccgatcggctaggctatcaaTTAGGGGCATCGaccaaaatcacaatttcaattacaatttccagcataatcaccaccatgtgtgcggcatggtgtccgatcatgacccgatcggctaggctgtcttatttgagacatcaacctttttatatcaatcatcgcatttcataatactttcacatcttttcagttcattgacactagtggccataattataagatcattcttggcacgttggccatattcagtatttcatgctcaccttatcaatttcaaatatcatcctcaccatcaacaacaaacacaattcaaatcgaagtatgtagtacacatgtgatcaatttagagtctaatgcacatagagatatttcacaaaatttggcataatagccttcatttgaacttgacttaaaggcgaaacattattaatgcacagcccatattttaacacatcctcaattggtaacataacatgaatagagcatttgggatgcttgttgaacatatatctttcaacccaatcttactcgaaatagccaatttcataatgaatcactcgggacttacataatttacatgaatattgtgggatacaattctaagagaagagtttagccaatatacctcactagagcttccttacactctaaatattctgaaattcttagcaacttcaatctattgtagaaaataacaaattgaatcaaaattaggaagatgatcatgtttctagctcatttgagcattttatcaaacacttaatgtgcattaaggttcccaGGTCCTTTTTTGGAGAActccatcatcccacaatccaatctttaccatttttagctcaacaatcttcctacacccttttataacacatgcatgtaaataaatAATCCTCCTGCCCGGAAATTTTCTTGCTAATTGACCATTTCCACATaaaattcgaaagtgagggttagggtgtagaaccttacatctaggatgaagacctagtgagtttcccttcttaaacttccaaaacttgggcaagaattgaagaacaattattgaagaataccttctcattctagggcactctctctcactctaaaatattagattatagctcaaaattggcccaaagagtgtatttaacgaaatagggttgggtttttaaaaacccaaaaatggagctccggaacggttctgcggtcgcatatgcgaccgcatatcggtcgcataattgctgacaaaaatgatcaaacatctgtttgtgtatgcggtcactatgcggtccgcaaaactgttatgcggtcgcataatgcaccgcataacagttatgtgatCACATAGTCAACCGCATAGCTACTTCCAGAATggccttctcctgctcacttttacggccattatgcggcccgcagagtgattatgcggtcgcataatggaccgcataaacgcactttttgccaaaatttttctttactttccggtgcattgttcaattCAAAACGTCCGAGCCGAGGTGTTACATAAGGCTAGTCCGGCACagtgaaacattattttctttacaaagtttaccgggctttacacttaagtacttcaaaatttttcgaggTGTTACAGTTAAATTGGAAGCATTGGACTATATTTTGATTAGTTTGCACGTTGTGtgactagtttcgaatcgtttggcctagaattgaggagatatgaagacgttcggaagttgatacgcgtgGAATGGATTTTTttgagtattgtttagcttgctcggcagtggattcgtcttgttcgaggtaagtaacactttctaAACTTTGAGTTGAGGCCTGATtgtacgtgttatgtgaattgtttggaggtaacgcacatgctaggtgactagcgtgtgggcgtgcaccataaaaaTTGAGACTTAGTCGATCCCTTAGAgttgtatagtcaattaacttgtatttttccatgtatttttatgtgttagagaaactgagttgtgactcatgttagaaatcatgcttaggaaaatgttggtattattgggacccactgaggtcatttctgctgtcgaattatatgtaaattgtaatttcgtactcagtcatatacattcaatacatatcatatctcagtctctgatgttatttattgatacatcatatcatcattttgggctagtttcataacattgtgagcccgagagactggagagattgatgactgagtgaggccgagggcctgattttgaggttattgatactatagcacgtgtgttgtccgtgcagatcctgatattgatactatagcatgtgagttatctatgcggatccagatattgatactatagcacgtgagttatccgtgcggatccagatattgatactatagcacgtgagttgtctgtgcagcacgtgagttgtacatacagatccagatattgatactatggcatgtgagttgtccgtgcggattatagcacttgggctgaaagagcccctccggagtctgcaccccccacagtgagcgcacatgatattatatttgagatgtacttcccagggcatggagttgccttatttatttataattttcctGGGTATAGATCTTGCCCgaattatttattatatttgggatggagttccctgggatTGGCCCTGtgcagtactgagtgactgaatgtcagttataatgtatatatgtgggatggatcttccctgggctggattggccatatacagtactgagtgatagagtactctgagagtgtgagtacatgagttcatcaatgtgctgcattgcattagacatgcatacttgatatgtaggcatagagaagtatttttcctcatgccatcttaTAATGAAATTTATTATCTGtcgttaaagtttttgagaaaaatcacagatctcagacttactcatatttcggtgactttcggcaaaagatttgagttttactattatatttgaaaagaaatatttattttccagaactgtatacgagctgagcatgttattattgagttattacttgggctgctttaaattgtattgttatgagatcttattggttattggtgtggactctgaccttggtacaagctcgtcactactttcaacctaaggttaggtttgttacctattgagtacatggggtcggttgtactcatactacacttctgcaccttgcgtgcagatttctgATGCTGATGTTGCTACGTACGGCGGGAGTTGGATCTGAAGATGAACTTGCGTTCCAGTCATTgcttcctcttgttcatggtagttatagaatttttaatctgttcgtgtatatttcagacagatgacgtatttttatttcacaccagtttggaaaattctaatcttagaagctcatgatttgtactaccagtacttggggagtgtattagagtcagttaaatattaattgaatcggatattTGTAAGTTGGCTTActtaacgggttgggttaggtgccatcacggctagttagattttggatcgtgacactagtACTATATAAAAAGATTACAATTTATTTCCTCAACCAATGTAGGAGACTCTAGAACAGGTACGTGTGTCCAATACTTGATGTAGAGCATGGACTGAACAACATAGGAGCCCAATAATCAACatttaaaaagcaaaacaacattTGATGGGTTCGACTCTGACACTATATTAAGAAAAATGGATCTTTAGTCTAATACATCCTTAAAAGCTAGCTTTAGCCAATTCCTTCAACTAATGTGGGATACTAAACACTTCCTAAATAAGAACCTTATCCCTGCCTCTTCCAGTTCCCCGAGGTCTTTTCCTATTTCAAATGGATAATGGATTATGAGACCGACTCGAATGGTGCAAAATCAATATAAAGGATTTATATAGGCAACTCCAAGTAGTTTGAGATTGAGGCATAGTTCATTGATAATAAATTATGATTGGTTTTTCTGCACAAATAGGATATTTGGATCAACCTATACCATAAAAACTTAAACGGGAATTAGAGAACAACGGAAGAAATTGGTGCAAAAGATGCACATATATTTCTCGTTATTTGCAAGTACTCTGTTTGAACGAGGAAAGTGGGAAGAAAGTAGGCAAGATATCAACATCGAGCTGATCTAACCAGTGCTAAATTCTTGAATAGGAAACTCAAATCCAACTTTAGAGTAACTCTTTCAAAGGACAATTATTTCCTCCCCTACCTTCCTTTAGAACCTCAGACACTGGTGCATGACTCTATTCATCTGCAAAATTGATTTGTTTATGCATAGAAGATATTTGATATTCTTAGTAATTGATTGATCAACTGGACCATTTTCTGTTTTATTCAAAGAATACTACATTTCAGTAACATGTTTTGACATTTCTCTCCTAATACTGCCATTTATATTACCACCATTAGCTCCGCCAGTGCTGCCATAAACTTCCTAGACCCTAGTTAATAGTTTGTAAAATTGTGGTTTAATGGTTTGACTCGTGGCTGCTAGAGATTCACATTACGTTTGGTAAAAAGAAAAGAAGTTGATTTTCTGATTCATTCCTTGCATGTAGTCCTTATCTTTTCCATGTTGTTGTTTGTTTTAGTTAAAAGTAACGAAACATTTACCCCCTTTTTGCTGTTTTCTACACTTCTTGCGTCCGATTACTTGCCTTTCACTCACTATCACTGCCTTCTCACTTGATATCTCTTGTATCCCTAATCTTGTGCAATTTAAGGGAACAAGACTTGCAACCCCAAAACTGAGCCCATCGGAGAAATGATTACCGATAACAAAGCCGAAATGGTTTAAGCTACCTAGTCAGAGAagtataagtcaaatctttgACACGGTAAAAATGTTCCAAGTTCGACCAATAAATTGTTGGATTTTTTAAGTAAATATGAGGTGAATGCGAAATGGAtgacaaaaataaaattttgaattttcctCCTTTAAGAAGGAACATTGTCCCACATTAGAGGAAAAAATCTCATTTGTTAGGGTATATATTTCTTCTatctcttaaagagttgagaggCAGTCACGCCTCGCGCTATTGTCGTCGCTCGCTTCGGCTTCAGatattgattaattttttttcaattgtTTCCATAAcgataatttatttttttctccATTTTGATTTTCCCATTTTATCTTGTGTAAATAGCCATTTTCGCTATAGCCATTTTATGCGAAAGGCCATCTGAAAGGGTTGCACCTCTTTGTTTGCATCCAACCTATTGACTATAAATTTCAGGCAATTCCCTTAGATTTTCCTTAGGAAAAGTTTTaccctcttcttcttttttgtatTAGTTTCATATAAAAACTAAGTAAGTGTGATTCACTGCCTTCATTTGTGTTTGATGTACACTAGTGTCTGAAGTGCCGCTACACCAGTATAGTTCATCTGTTCTATTCTGGAAGAAAATAATCCtaaacctcgggtactaggaggggattaagttccttaagtaAATATTGTGAATTCAGTGGGATCAAATATTATTAtgcttcttcttcatttctattTTTAGTCATTAAAGTTTCCAGAATTATTTTACGAATATGGAATATTAACAcgcttaaggaacttaattttATATTCTATATTTGTGTTGTATACACTGTTCTAGAGACTAAAACATGTGTGATTTTTTTTACTTCTAGTTGGATATTAAAGCCTTCATGATTTTctactttttcttttaaaatttaacatatattctATTTTGTTTATTATTTGTTCATTGTAGATTAAAATTCTAGTAATTTTCTAATCCGTTGGAGAATAATATCTACACTATTTTTTACTCTAGTATTATTTGGTTCGAAGATATAATATATTAAATTTATCTGTATAATTTTACATAAATGACGATTGAGAACGAAAATCAATCTGTTCCTATGGTGACTGCTAATGCATCGGCAAGCCGATCAACACCTGCGCTTGCATTGGTACTGAGAGAAAAGCCCGAATTTTTGTTTGGAATGATTTCAAGCGTTGTCAGCAAAAGATATTTTTCTATTTGACTACCCAAAGCATACAAGGGTTTATTGAGGAAGATGTCCCAGTTGTGCCCGATGCAACTCCGGATAATGAATGCTTCCTTGTGACTAAGGCAtgaaagcattctgattttttgtaCAATAATTAAATTCTTAGTGGACTAGAGGACGATCTGTATAATGTCTGTAGTAATGTGGAGACATCGAAAGAACTATGAATTGGATTGAAAAGAAAGATAAAATTGAAGATTTCGGGTTGAAGAAGTTTGTAGCCAGAAAGTTTCTGGATtataaaatggtagatagcaagtctgttattacccaagtctaAGAATTACAAGTGATTATCCAAGATCTCTTTGTGGAAGGTATAAAACAActtaatacttttaacaaaagaattaattatattattactaTATTTCATCAAAGGTTTGGtgatcaatgaagcattccaagttgcAGCATTGATTGAGAAGTCGCCTcttttgtggaaggacttcaaaaattacctGAAACACAAACGCAAGTAGATGTCGTTCAAAGAGCTCATTGTTCGGTTGATGATCGAAGAGGACAAAAAAGATGCTGAAGGTTCGtgaaaactcaacaataatgggagaaaatattgttgaggatgctccacaaaataataaaaagagaaagaagCCTTCTGGACCAATGAGCAAACCAAGCAATAAGAGGTTCAAAGGAAATTGCAACAACTGTGGGAAAGTTGCACACAAGTCTGCAGATTGTGTGCtccaaagaaggaaaagaaaaggggtcaagcaaacattgttgaaaagaatgaagaaattgatgacttgtgtgctatgctTTCTGAATGCAACTTGGTAGGAAATCCCAAGAAATGATagattgattctggagccactcgtcATGTTTGTGCTGTTACAAAAGCATTTTCTACATATGCTCCCGTTGGAACCGAAGTAACACTTTTTATGGAAAATTCTGCAATGACCAAGATTGAAGGATGTTGAAAGATATTTCTATAGATAACTTTTGGCAAGGTGGTGAATCTAACAACGTTCTTCATATTCTTGAAATAAGGAAGAATTTGGTATCTAGCGCACTTCTCGTCAAGAACAAGTTAAGTACGTATTTGTATCTGATAAAATTATtgtaagtaagaatgaaatgttTGTAGGAAAGTTACCTTAATGAGGGACTTTTCAAACTGAATGTAATGGTCATTgagaataataaaatttcagcttcttcttacttacttgaatCAAATGATTTATGTCAAATACGTGTAGGatatgtcaattataaaaccttacgtaaaatgattaatttgaaagtattgcctaagtttgaatgcgatatatcaaaatgtcaaatatgtgcagaatctaagtatgttaaacatccttataagtcagttgaaagaaattaaaattctttagacttaattcatacagatatttgtgacataaAGTCAATACCAtatcgcggtggaaagaagtatttcataacttttattgacgactgtactcgatattgctatattTACTTGCTTAGCAGTAAAGATGAAGTAATAGATGCATTCAAGcaatataaaaataaagttgaaacgtaacttaacaagaaaattaaataataaaaattgataagggtggtgaatatgaatctctatttgaagaaatatatttagaatattgcattattcatcaaacaactgaCTCTTACACGCTCCAATCTAATGGGATTACGGAAAGATCGAATCAATCATTAAATGAGATGATGAATGCTTTGTTGATCAGTTCTGGTTTACCACAGAACTTATGGGGGGGAGCCATTCTTAGGGCTAACTGAATACTTAGTTGAGTGTCCCGTAGCAAAACACAATCAATTCCATATGagaaatggaaaggaaggaagcgcaacttgaattatttcaaagtgtgggtgtgtttggcaaaagtgcaagttcctaaacccaaaagggtatagataggaccaaaaactgttgattttgttttcataggatatgcaaccaatagtaaagcatattGATTTCTGAtccataaatcagaaaatcctgaCATTTGTAATAATACGGttatggaatcagataatgctgaattctttgaaaatatatatctgCATAAAAATAAACGTGAGTCGATTCGTGAAGAATCTAAATAActtcgggaagaaacaaaagaaagtatatcTAATCAAGAGGATCCAAGACGTCAATGtcatttggacgagattttgtgactttcttttTGGAAAATAAGCCTCCAACTTTAAAAGAAACTATGTCTTATTTTGACTCATCATTTTTGAAAGAAGCGGTCAATAGCGAAATAAAATCCATATTAAACAATCATGCATGAGAACTAGTTGATCTTCTCCCCGGTAACAAATCATTAGGTTCTAAATGGATTCTTAAGAGGACAATGAAAGATGATGGCATCATTGACAAGTATAAGTCAAGACTTGGTGTTAAAGGTCATAGACAACAAAAAGGCCTTTACTATTTTGACACATACTCGCCAGTTACAAGAATTAAGTCCATAAGAATaatagtagcattagctgcagtgtatggttaTGAAATTCATTAAATAGATATTAAGAtagccttcttaaatggagatttagTGGAAACTATTTACATGGAACTGcttgaagggtttgtggtttcaggcaaagaaaagacGGTCTATAGACTTGTTAATTCTCTTTATGGACTAAAATAAGTAGCCAAATaatggcatgcaaaatttgaccaaacaatattatcaaatggttttaagattaatgaatgtgataaatgtatgtacattaaaa from Nicotiana tomentosiformis chromosome 11, ASM39032v3, whole genome shotgun sequence encodes:
- the LOC138901428 gene encoding uncharacterized protein yields the protein MAPKKKARTGQRANVTPGVTVDRIIDDAGATVPPTDIPVPPPVPASDFGVSDVDLRRAIQMLAQIVASQIQRSNVGPTFFSQPGDSTGSRVNKFLQLDPLVFTSTNLEEDPQDFIDEMHKTLRVMRATETEAVELASYRLKEVAYFWFELWEESREEGSPSVRWGEFADAFIDHFLPAETKAARAAEFENLRQGTLSVWDYHMRFTYLSKYAIYMLPTMEARVC